AGTTTTTTCTGAAGTTATTTTTTATATAGATGATTTAGAAACCATTGTACTCATGGAACATGAGGAAGAAACTTTGCATGTATATGATGTTATTTCACTAAATCAACAAAATATCGAGGCAGTTTTAGAAAATATTATTTTTGAATCCACGAAAAAAGTAGTTTTCCACTACACTCCTGCGTCTTTAATTGAAGGGATGGAAGTTATCACTATGCCAGATGATGACGATGCATTATTCGTCTTGTCAGATACGCCATTACTGAATGGTAATTTTAAATTCCCAATAACATCACATTGTTAAGGTAAGAGCCAGGAGTAATTGATACAAGGGGTGAGCTAAGATACAGCTCACTCCTTTTTGCTAGCTAAATAAATATATAGACGTTACACTATTTCACCGAAAAAGAGGATCTTACAAAAAAATTTAACGTCCATTTATTATATCCCAAGCATGGGTAGATGCTTTCGAGTATGATAAGTGAGTGCCCATGCAATGCACTGTTTTAATTCGTCTACTGGGATTTCATCATTTTCAGCAAATACAATCGCTCGATTGCCTTCATAGTTGAATAAATCTCTATAAACTTCTTTAAAAGTATCAACTAGCTTTGTATTACAGTTAAAATATATGGCATATTGATCTGGGCTTGACTGTTTCCAGCCTATTCTAATTGTACTCCCTTTTTTTGTGATATAACTAGGCTCTCCCCATTTTAGCGTTTCATCCACATGATCAACGCCTTCTATCTCTACTGCCGTATCCAAAATTAACTGACGAAGCATCAATAGTCTCGACTGAATATGTTTAGGATACTGTTTAAATACTTCCTCCACCTTGGTATTTTCAATTACACTCACATTGATCATTCCTTTTTTAAAGTAACAAACTAGTCAACAGATATTGCAAAGCGATTCAAGTTGTCTGGTACAAACATTGGAAGCTAATTTATCGAAATATAAATTTCTGCTTGTCCGTCCTCTGGATTAATATCACTGCTATAATATTCAAAATCACCAGTGAATGCTCGGTTACTGCCTGGCTGTTGTGACCACTGCCAAATATCAGCCCAAGTACGCCGCACCATCTCTATAATGGGTCCACGTTCTGTAACGAATACAGCATATTTTGCAGCAGGAACAGTAAATGCTTTTATCATACTCAGGTTTTGAAGCTGTAACGCTTCCTGTATATGCACGCTGACCATTACTTCATAAAGTCCCGCATCTCCCTGTTCATAGTTGAAGTAACAGCTATAATGACCATCCTCTTGTATATTAACACCTAGTTTCTTACCCATGTTTTGAGAATGGAACTGTTCAAATAATTTACCAATTTTGCCATCTTTGCTTTGTTCGGCTTCATTTGTTGTAACGGCACTAATTCCAGCTAACGTGAAGGAGGGTAATTCCTCAATTCGGGTAGGTTCAATTCGTTTTGTAGTCATTTTATCTTCAGACGATGCATGTTTCCATTCAGTCATACTTTTTTGTTCGTTTTGTTTCATCCTTAATCATTCTCCTTATTATAGATTGAAACCAGTTTAAAACAACAAACCTGACAACTGACTGTCAAGTTACTCATTTTTTTAAATATCTGCTATTTTATTCGCCAGACTAGCCAACCGCCATCCTCAACTGGCAAAAGTTCTTCAATGCCAAACCATTCTTCTGCTAAATGACGAGCCTCCTATTGAATAGTGAATGGGGGATACTGACGCTGATTTATCCATTCACCTATGATCGTAGTGATCGAGTAGTTAATTTTTGGTTATGCAATTCGCTACAGGAAATATCTTCTTGTCCATTTTTTATCAAAAACTTGGTATGGTAGAGAATAGCAAATGGATAAGAGGTGATGAGTTATTATGATGAAGAAACGCTGTTTGTTCTGCGATGAGATTGTACCGACTAAATCGGAAGGCGATTATGATAGATATTTAGGCTGTTCCTGTTCACCGGACGGGTCCTATAGCTTACTAAGAGACAGTTACGAATCTATTAATTCGTTGCCACACCCTAAGAAGCGCAGCATGCTTCATATCGTATCGGCTTATCTCCGTGAGCAAACGGACCGCGATGAAGCAATCGTTCTCTCCGCCAACGATCTGGAGACGATTGTTAATGCTCCAACGATTCCTGTAACTATAGAGGATAAAGGAATCCGTCTACTGCAATATTTATATAGGCATTCTGATCGTGCAGGAGAATCCGTTGTCATTCATCCGCTCTCCAGCAATTATAATCTGACGTATTCCCCTAATCTGCAAGAGCTCGTATATATTATTGATAAATTAAGGAACGAGCAGCTTATCATCAGAGAAGGAACGAGCTTTCAACTTACGGAACAAGGATGGCACGAAGCGGCGGCAAGTGCCGGTGGCAAGAAGCTGAAGCCATGCACAATTCTTATCGCGAATGAGGAGAATTTGAGCATAGAATGGCAGGATAGAATATTACCGATTATCGAGCAATATGGTTATCTACCGCGGTTGCTTACACATGCAACTACAGGAAGACCTGACGGCGAAAAGTATTCCCAGGAGCTTATAGCGGACAGTAAATTGATTATCGCGGATTTAACGGGACAATCCCCTGAAGTGTATTTTGCAGCGGGATACGCAGTTGGTCTGAGCATCCCGGTGATTTGGAGTATGAACAGTCGTGATGCTGATACACTTCCAGTAAAAATAAAAGAGATCCGTCCAATCGTCTGGAACTCCGCAGAAGAGCTGATATCCATCCTCCAGCAGAGGTTAAGTTGATAGACGCATTTTATTTAGCTAGCAAAAAGGAGTGAGCTGTATCTTAGCTCACTCCACTACTTGCCTTAATGCCATGTTTTTATAGCAAATTTTCATTTAATACAGAACTTTATCCTTATGATATCCGAACATTAGGCGATACACAAAGAGAATTGAGACATACATTCAATTTATAATTATCTTAAGAGGCCACAAAAGAAATTAAAGAACCTGACGCTGGTTGAGTACCGGCACCAGCTTGCAGCTTAAGGTCTTTT
The window above is part of the Paenibacillus lutimineralis genome. Proteins encoded here:
- a CDS encoding GyrI-like domain-containing protein, translating into MKQNEQKSMTEWKHASSEDKMTTKRIEPTRIEELPSFTLAGISAVTTNEAEQSKDGKIGKLFEQFHSQNMGKKLGVNIQEDGHYSCYFNYEQGDAGLYEVMVSVHIQEALQLQNLSMIKAFTVPAAKYAVFVTERGPIIEMVRRTWADIWQWSQQPGSNRAFTGDFEYYSSDINPEDGQAEIYISIN
- a CDS encoding DUF1801 domain-containing protein is translated as MSVIENTKVEEVFKQYPKHIQSRLLMLRQLILDTAVEIEGVDHVDETLKWGEPSYITKKGSTIRIGWKQSSPDQYAIYFNCNTKLVDTFKEVYRDLFNYEGNRAIVFAENDEIPVDELKQCIAWALTYHTRKHLPMLGI